From Crassaminicella indica, one genomic window encodes:
- the purE gene encoding 5-(carboxyamino)imidazole ribonucleotide mutase produces the protein MKVAIIMGSDSDYKVVEKTEKVLKDFGVETQVRVISAHRTPNRAMEFAKEAEENGVEVIIGAAGKAAHLPGVLAAFTVLPVIGLPIKSSTMDGLDSLLSIVQMPKGIPVATVAINGAENAALLAIQILSVKYTQLREKLKAFREMQEKEVIEKDEAFLNK, from the coding sequence ATGAAGGTTGCAATTATTATGGGAAGTGATTCAGATTATAAGGTTGTTGAAAAAACAGAGAAGGTTTTAAAGGATTTTGGTGTAGAAACACAGGTGCGTGTTATTTCAGCACATAGAACACCTAATAGAGCTATGGAATTTGCTAAAGAAGCTGAAGAAAATGGGGTGGAAGTTATTATTGGAGCTGCTGGAAAGGCTGCACATTTACCGGGTGTGTTAGCTGCCTTTACAGTATTGCCTGTTATAGGACTTCCTATAAAGTCATCAACAATGGATGGACTAGATTCATTATTATCTATTGTGCAAATGCCGAAGGGAATTCCTGTAGCGACTGTTGCAATTAATGGAGCAGAAAATGCAGCACTTTTAGCTATACAAATATTATCTGTAAAATATACGCAGTTAAGAGAAAAGTTAAAAGCTTTTAGAGAGATGCAGGAAAAAGAAGTGATTGAAAAGGATGAAGCTTTCTTAAATAAATAA
- the purC gene encoding phosphoribosylaminoimidazolesuccinocarboxamide synthase: MEKLTMLYEGKAKKVFKTNDEKRYIVVYKDDATAFNGVKKGTIKDKGIVNNKMSALLFKILEEKGVPTHFEELLSDREMLVKAVEILPIEVIIRNMAAGSLSKRLGIEEGKELKETVLEFCYKNDELGDPMINDYHVYAMELATKEQVEIIKEYAFKVNEVLKVFFLERGLKLIDFKLEFGLYEGQVILADEISPDTCRLWDKETNKKMDKDRFRRDLGDVEEIYQEVLGRIHQ; this comes from the coding sequence ATGGAAAAATTAACAATGCTTTATGAGGGAAAGGCAAAAAAAGTATTTAAAACTAATGATGAAAAAAGATATATTGTAGTATATAAGGATGATGCAACAGCTTTTAATGGTGTTAAGAAAGGAACAATTAAGGATAAAGGAATTGTTAATAATAAAATGTCAGCGTTATTATTTAAAATATTAGAAGAAAAAGGGGTTCCTACGCATTTTGAAGAATTATTAAGTGACAGAGAGATGCTTGTAAAAGCTGTTGAGATATTACCCATTGAAGTTATTATAAGAAATATGGCTGCAGGTTCATTATCCAAAAGACTTGGGATAGAAGAAGGAAAAGAATTGAAAGAAACGGTATTAGAATTCTGCTACAAAAATGATGAATTAGGTGATCCAATGATTAATGATTACCATGTGTATGCTATGGAGCTTGCTACAAAAGAACAAGTTGAAATCATAAAAGAATATGCTTTTAAGGTAAATGAAGTATTAAAAGTATTTTTCCTTGAAAGAGGATTAAAATTAATTGATTTTAAATTAGAATTTGGATTATATGAAGGACAAGTGATATTAGCTGATGAAATTTCACCAGATACTTGCAGATTATGGGACAAAGAAACAAATAAAAAAATGGATAAGGATAGATTCAGAAGAGATTTAGGAGATGTGGAAGAAATTTATCAAGAAGTATTAGGCAGAATTCATCAATAG
- the purF gene encoding amidophosphoribosyltransferase: protein MFNGIDLDKLKEECGIIGIYAPGIENISQLAYFGLHALQHRGQESAGIAANKSGEIHYYKEMGLVQEVFSDKVIERLQGDIAIGHVRYSTTGESYVTNAQPLVVHHKGGAIALAHNGNLVNAGEIREKLEDDGVIFQTSIDSEVIANMIARNHKMEIEEAIKNTLKELRGSYALVITCKDKLIGVRDPQGLRPLCLGRIDGGYVLASESCAFHVIGAEFIRDVSHGEMIIIENNKIKSIKYDKDSKKSLCSFEFVYFARPDSTIDGQSVYVARRNAGKILAKEHPVDADLVIAVPDSGTVAAIGYAQASKIPFGEGLIKNRYVGRTFIQPDQRMRERSVKLKLNVLKENIKGKRLVMVDDSIVRGTTSKQIVDMLKQAGAKEVHVRVCSPPVKYSCYFGIDTPTRKNLVGAVYSVEEIREMIGADSLGYLSIEGLVKSINMEGCSLCTACFSGDYPIEVPKQGSNYLFEKR, encoded by the coding sequence ATGTTTAATGGCATTGATTTAGATAAATTAAAAGAGGAATGCGGTATAATTGGAATTTATGCTCCAGGAATAGAGAATATATCGCAGTTAGCTTATTTTGGACTTCATGCATTACAGCACAGAGGACAGGAGAGTGCTGGAATTGCTGCAAATAAGAGTGGAGAAATTCATTATTATAAGGAAATGGGACTTGTGCAGGAGGTTTTTTCAGATAAGGTTATTGAAAGACTTCAAGGTGATATAGCAATAGGACATGTAAGGTATTCTACTACAGGAGAAAGCTATGTAACTAATGCCCAGCCTTTGGTTGTACACCATAAAGGTGGAGCTATTGCTCTTGCACATAATGGAAATTTGGTAAATGCAGGTGAAATTCGAGAAAAGCTTGAAGATGATGGCGTGATTTTTCAGACAAGCATTGATAGTGAAGTTATTGCTAATATGATTGCAAGAAATCATAAGATGGAGATAGAAGAAGCTATAAAAAATACGTTAAAGGAGCTTCGGGGTTCTTATGCTTTGGTGATCACTTGTAAAGATAAGCTTATTGGGGTGAGAGATCCACAGGGGCTTAGACCTTTATGTCTTGGAAGGATTGATGGTGGATATGTATTAGCTTCAGAAAGCTGTGCTTTTCATGTGATTGGTGCAGAGTTTATAAGAGATGTATCTCATGGTGAAATGATTATTATCGAGAATAATAAGATTAAGAGCATTAAATATGACAAGGACTCAAAAAAATCATTATGTTCTTTTGAATTTGTTTATTTTGCAAGACCAGATAGTACAATAGATGGACAAAGTGTATATGTAGCTAGAAGAAATGCGGGAAAAATTCTTGCAAAGGAGCATCCTGTAGATGCTGATTTAGTTATTGCAGTACCTGATTCTGGAACTGTGGCAGCAATCGGTTATGCACAAGCGTCAAAGATTCCTTTTGGAGAAGGTCTTATAAAAAATAGATATGTTGGAAGAACTTTTATTCAGCCAGATCAAAGAATGCGTGAGAGAAGTGTAAAATTAAAGTTGAATGTATTGAAGGAAAATATTAAAGGAAAAAGGCTTGTAATGGTAGATGATTCTATTGTAAGAGGAACAACAAGCAAACAAATTGTGGATATGCTAAAGCAGGCAGGTGCAAAGGAAGTTCACGTAAGAGTATGCTCGCCACCAGTAAAATATTCTTGCTATTTTGGTATTGATACACCTACTAGGAAAAATCTTGTAGGAGCTGTATATTCAGTAGAAGAAATAAGAGAAATGATTGGGGCAGATTCTTTAGGTTATTTAAGCATAGAAGGATTAGTTAAATCGATCAATATGGAAGGATGCAGTCTCTGTACAGCTTGCTTTAGTGGTGATTATC
- a CDS encoding NCS2 family permease, giving the protein MEITNKKANLGMLESLFKLSEKKTTIKTEIIAGITTFMTMAYILIVNPGILSATGMDKGAVFTATALSAAFATFLMAFMANLPFALAPGMGLNAFFAFSVVLGMGYSWQFALTAVLIEGIIFIVLTLTNVREAIINGMPMVIKNAVSVGIGLFIAFIGFQSAGIIVKNDAVLVGLGNVKDPGVLLALIGIVITGILLVKNVKGALLIGMIITTIGGVVIGKTVMPDHFISTPPSIKPIFWQFVGMNEIFSWNMVLVVFTFLFVDLFDTLGTLIGVSTKANMLDENGKIPKVKQALFADAIGTTVGSMLGTSTVTTFVESASGVAEGGRTGLTALTTGLLFLASVVFAPIFTAVPPQATAAVLILVGMFMMSPILKINFDDFTEAIPAFLTIIMMPLTYSIAEGLVFGVISYVLLKVMAGRTKEVHPMMYIITALFIFKHIAG; this is encoded by the coding sequence ATGGAAATAACAAACAAAAAAGCAAACTTAGGAATGCTTGAAAGCTTATTTAAGCTATCTGAGAAAAAAACCACTATAAAAACTGAAATAATTGCAGGGATTACTACATTTATGACAATGGCGTATATTTTGATTGTTAATCCAGGCATATTAAGTGCTACAGGAATGGATAAGGGAGCAGTGTTTACGGCTACAGCTCTTTCAGCAGCATTTGCTACATTTTTAATGGCATTTATGGCAAATCTTCCATTTGCATTGGCACCTGGTATGGGTCTAAATGCATTCTTTGCTTTTTCTGTAGTTTTAGGAATGGGATATAGCTGGCAGTTTGCTTTAACTGCAGTTTTAATTGAAGGAATTATATTTATTGTACTTACTTTAACAAATGTTCGTGAAGCAATTATTAATGGTATGCCTATGGTTATAAAAAATGCAGTAAGTGTGGGTATTGGTTTGTTTATTGCTTTTATAGGATTTCAAAGTGCTGGTATTATTGTAAAAAATGATGCGGTATTAGTAGGGCTTGGGAATGTGAAGGATCCAGGTGTATTACTCGCTTTAATAGGGATTGTTATTACAGGAATACTTCTTGTGAAAAATGTAAAAGGTGCGTTGCTAATAGGTATGATTATTACAACTATTGGTGGTGTTGTTATTGGAAAAACAGTTATGCCAGATCATTTTATTAGTACACCTCCATCTATCAAACCAATCTTTTGGCAATTTGTTGGAATGAATGAGATATTTTCATGGAATATGGTGCTTGTAGTATTTACTTTCTTATTTGTAGATTTATTTGATACGTTAGGAACATTGATTGGTGTTTCTACAAAGGCAAATATGCTAGATGAAAATGGAAAAATTCCAAAAGTAAAGCAAGCATTGTTTGCAGATGCCATTGGTACAACTGTTGGATCAATGCTTGGAACAAGTACAGTAACTACATTTGTAGAAAGTGCATCTGGTGTTGCAGAAGGAGGAAGAACAGGGCTTACAGCTCTTACAACAGGATTATTATTCTTAGCGTCTGTAGTATTTGCACCAATATTTACTGCTGTTCCACCACAGGCTACCGCAGCTGTATTAATCTTAGTAGGAATGTTTATGATGAGTCCAATATTAAAAATTAATTTTGATGATTTTACAGAGGCAATTCCAGCATTCTTAACTATTATAATGATGCCTTTAACTTATAGTATTGCAGAAGGACTTGTATTTGGTGTGATTTCATATGTACTATTAAAAGTTATGGCAGGAAGAACAAAAGAAGTTCATCCAATGATGTATATTATCACAGCACTATTTATCTTTAAGCATATAGCTGGTTAA
- a CDS encoding phosphoribosylformylglycinamidine synthase, which translates to MNREVRRIYVEKKSGFDIEAKHLYKDLVENLDIKGLKGVRVLNRYDIAGISEEEYIKTKGTIFSEPNVDHVYDERFPYNEKDRVFAVEYLPGQYDQRADSAEQCVQIFTQGEKPNIATGKVFVLKGEISEEAFLKIKSYCINPVDSKEAALEKPKTLDMEIKAVADVKIIEGFIEKDEKELSDFHKLLGFAMTFEDLKFCQKYFKNTEKRNPTITELRVIDTYWSDHCRHTTFLTKIEDVQIEEGSFSSVIKKAYDEYLKSRAYVYEDKQKDITLMDIATMGMKELKKRGKLEDLDESEEINACSIVVNVDVDGNDEEWLVMFKNETHNHPTEIEPFGGAATCLGGAIRDPLSGRSYVYQAMRVTGSADPRAKIEDTLPGKLPQRKITRDAAAGYSSYGNQIGLATGQVSEVYDEDFVAKRMEVGAVIAAVQKENVVRSKPKEGDVVILLGGRTGRDGCGGATGSSKEHTEESILTCGAEVQKGNPPTERKIQRLFRNLAVSKMIKKCNDFGAGGVAVAIGELTDSLEIDLDMVPKKYEGLDGTELAISESQERMAIVIDKKNIDAFVNFANEENLEATVVAKVTNDNRLKMKWRGKTILNLSRGFLDTNGVKQKIKVMVKAVKDKENYFEKLPKGLESIMDLKTAWLKNLEDINVASQKGLIERFDSTIGAGTVLMPLGGKHQMTPAEGMVGKIPVLKGETNTGTIMTYGYNPKIGKWSPFHGALYAVIEAVAKVVCIGGNYKNIRLSLQEYFEKLGNNPAKWGKPFSALLGALYAQKKLGIPAIGGKDSMSGTFKDMHVPPTLIAFAVNTVDVRKVISPEFKRKNSKVVLIPLKRDKNELPDFEELDKNFSAITHLIENGKILSAQSVRNGGIAAAISKMSFGNKIGMVFENEMDMQELFLPQYGSIILEIDEKEDVKALLQGIDVQVLGYTKENTITVNDVRINIEDAIKVWEEPLENVFPTKEFSTGSPKNIYYDAAVKKQASIKIAKPRIFIPVFPGTNCEYDTARVFESSGGIVTTMIFKNLTAKAIEDSIEKMVENINKSQIIALPGGFSAGDEPDGSGKFIATVFRNPAVKEAVMNMLKQRDGLMIGICNGFQALIKLGLLPFGEIREASPNAPTLTFNKIGRHISCLVRTKVVSNLSPWLSGVKLGDIHTVAVSHGEGRFIANKEEMEKMIQNGQIATQYVDLNGNPTYDIHYNPNGSFEAVEGITSPDGRIFGKMGHTERMGQNVAVNVDGNKDQSIFKAGVNYFR; encoded by the coding sequence ATGAATAGAGAAGTGAGAAGAATTTATGTAGAAAAAAAATCAGGGTTTGATATAGAAGCAAAGCATTTATATAAAGACTTGGTAGAAAATCTAGACATAAAAGGGTTAAAAGGCGTTAGGGTACTTAATAGATATGATATTGCAGGTATATCTGAAGAAGAATATATAAAAACAAAGGGAACTATTTTTTCAGAACCAAATGTAGATCATGTTTATGATGAAAGATTTCCATATAATGAGAAGGACCGTGTATTTGCTGTGGAATACCTTCCAGGACAATATGATCAAAGGGCAGATTCAGCAGAGCAGTGTGTTCAAATTTTTACACAAGGTGAAAAGCCTAATATTGCAACGGGAAAAGTTTTTGTATTAAAAGGAGAAATATCAGAAGAAGCATTTTTAAAAATCAAAAGCTATTGTATCAATCCAGTGGATTCAAAAGAAGCAGCTTTAGAAAAGCCAAAGACTTTGGATATGGAGATAAAAGCTGTAGCTGATGTAAAAATCATAGAAGGGTTTATAGAAAAAGATGAGAAGGAACTATCTGATTTTCATAAACTATTAGGATTTGCTATGACATTTGAGGATTTAAAGTTTTGTCAGAAATATTTTAAGAATACAGAAAAAAGAAATCCTACTATTACAGAATTAAGAGTGATTGACACTTATTGGTCAGATCATTGTAGGCATACAACTTTTTTGACAAAGATTGAAGATGTACAAATAGAAGAAGGTTCATTTAGCAGTGTGATTAAGAAGGCTTATGATGAATATTTAAAATCAAGAGCATATGTATATGAAGATAAGCAGAAAGATATTACTCTTATGGATATTGCTACGATGGGCATGAAGGAGCTTAAGAAAAGAGGGAAGCTTGAGGATTTAGATGAATCAGAAGAAATCAATGCATGCAGTATTGTGGTAAATGTAGATGTAGATGGGAATGATGAAGAATGGCTTGTAATGTTCAAAAATGAGACGCATAATCATCCTACAGAAATAGAGCCTTTTGGGGGGGCTGCTACCTGTCTAGGGGGAGCAATAAGAGATCCATTGTCAGGAAGAAGCTATGTTTATCAAGCAATGCGTGTTACAGGAAGTGCTGATCCAAGAGCAAAAATTGAAGATACTCTACCTGGAAAATTGCCACAAAGGAAGATTACTCGTGATGCAGCAGCAGGATACAGCTCTTATGGCAACCAAATAGGTCTTGCAACAGGGCAGGTTTCCGAAGTTTATGATGAGGATTTTGTAGCAAAGAGAATGGAAGTAGGTGCAGTTATTGCAGCAGTACAAAAGGAAAATGTAGTAAGAAGCAAACCAAAAGAAGGGGACGTAGTGATTCTACTAGGTGGTAGAACAGGAAGAGATGGTTGTGGAGGTGCAACAGGATCTTCAAAAGAGCATACAGAAGAATCTATTTTAACATGTGGTGCAGAGGTGCAAAAGGGAAATCCTCCAACAGAAAGAAAAATACAAAGATTATTTAGAAATCTAGCTGTAAGCAAGATGATCAAAAAATGCAATGATTTTGGGGCAGGGGGTGTTGCTGTAGCTATAGGAGAATTAACAGATAGCTTGGAAATAGATTTAGATATGGTGCCTAAAAAATATGAGGGCTTAGACGGAACCGAGCTTGCCATATCCGAGTCACAAGAACGTATGGCAATTGTAATTGATAAAAAAAATATAGATGCTTTTGTAAATTTTGCTAATGAAGAAAACTTAGAAGCTACAGTAGTGGCGAAGGTTACGAATGACAATAGACTTAAAATGAAATGGCGTGGAAAAACAATTTTAAATTTAAGTCGTGGATTTTTAGATACTAATGGTGTAAAACAAAAAATAAAGGTTATGGTCAAAGCTGTAAAGGATAAAGAGAATTATTTTGAAAAGCTGCCAAAGGGTTTAGAATCTATTATGGATTTAAAGACTGCATGGCTGAAAAATTTAGAAGATATAAATGTAGCTAGTCAGAAAGGATTAATTGAAAGATTCGATAGTACTATTGGAGCAGGAACCGTACTAATGCCTCTTGGAGGTAAACACCAAATGACGCCTGCGGAGGGGATGGTAGGAAAAATTCCTGTACTAAAAGGAGAAACCAATACAGGTACAATTATGACTTATGGATATAATCCCAAAATAGGAAAATGGAGTCCTTTCCATGGAGCATTATATGCTGTTATAGAAGCAGTTGCAAAGGTAGTTTGTATTGGCGGAAATTATAAAAATATTCGATTGAGTCTTCAAGAGTATTTTGAAAAGCTTGGGAATAATCCTGCTAAATGGGGAAAACCATTTAGTGCTTTACTAGGTGCTTTATATGCACAAAAAAAATTAGGAATTCCAGCAATTGGTGGAAAGGATAGTATGTCAGGAACATTTAAGGATATGCATGTTCCCCCTACTTTAATAGCATTTGCGGTAAACACAGTAGATGTAAGAAAGGTAATTTCTCCAGAATTTAAAAGGAAAAATAGCAAGGTAGTACTAATTCCTTTAAAACGAGATAAAAATGAATTGCCTGATTTTGAAGAGCTAGACAAAAATTTTAGTGCGATTACGCATCTGATAGAAAATGGTAAGATTTTATCTGCACAATCTGTTCGAAATGGTGGGATTGCTGCAGCGATAAGTAAAATGAGCTTTGGAAACAAAATAGGGATGGTATTTGAAAATGAAATGGATATGCAAGAATTATTTTTACCGCAATATGGGTCAATCATTTTAGAAATAGATGAAAAGGAAGATGTTAAAGCTTTATTACAAGGAATAGACGTACAGGTGCTTGGATATACAAAAGAAAATACGATTACTGTAAATGATGTAAGGATCAATATAGAAGATGCTATAAAAGTATGGGAAGAACCTCTTGAAAATGTATTTCCAACAAAAGAATTTTCTACAGGATCACCTAAAAACATTTATTATGATGCAGCTGTTAAGAAGCAAGCTAGTATAAAAATTGCAAAGCCAAGAATATTTATTCCAGTATTTCCAGGAACAAATTGTGAATATGATACAGCGAGGGTTTTTGAAAGTAGTGGTGGTATTGTAACAACTATGATATTTAAAAATTTAACAGCAAAAGCAATAGAAGATTCTATAGAGAAAATGGTAGAAAATATAAACAAATCGCAGATTATAGCTCTTCCTGGAGGGTTTAGTGCAGGTGATGAGCCAGATGGCTCAGGGAAATTTATTGCAACGGTTTTTAGAAATCCAGCAGTGAAAGAAGCTGTAATGAATATGTTAAAACAAAGAGATGGATTAATGATAGGGATATGCAATGGATTTCAAGCCCTTATAAAACTTGGACTGCTTCCCTTTGGAGAGATTAGAGAAGCTTCTCCTAATGCACCAACCCTTACCTTTAATAAAATAGGGAGACATATTTCATGCTTGGTAAGAACAAAGGTTGTTTCTAATCTATCTCCTTGGTTAAGTGGTGTAAAATTAGGAGATATCCATACAGTTGCTGTATCTCATGGTGAAGGAAGATTTATTGCTAATAAAGAAGAAATGGAGAAAATGATTCAAAATGGGCAAATTGCAACTCAATATGTAGATTTAAATGGAAATCCTACCTATGATATTCACTATAATCCAAATGGTTCTTTTGAAGCTGTTGAAGGAATTACAAGTCCTGATGGTAGAATCTTTGGAAAAATGGGACATACAGAAAGAATGGGACAAAATGTTGCAGTAAATGTAGATGGAAATAAAGATCAAAGCATCTTTAAAGCAGGGGTAAATTACTTTAGATAA